Proteins encoded within one genomic window of Conchiformibius steedae:
- the zapD gene encoding cell division protein ZapD, whose product MKLYFDYPLSERVRNFIRLGQLAQRFNETLESDDKWQHHIAVCTLFELSECASRADLKRDLLHELERQRMLQNAAAEPDKAYLEQLNQAIAGLQNTTSRAALRENEWLTALKQKLNIAGSTTAVELPSYHYWLHQSPEQHRAYLQKWSAATLPVQQAVELVLANLYQNTQTLACEAKKGVYQHGGLIQTTHLLRIGVEHEHEVVPEVSANKYFTNIGFLEANQESTRSKHAEKDFPFELILCSFDGAKN is encoded by the coding sequence ATGAAACTCTACTTTGATTATCCGCTTTCCGAACGCGTCCGCAATTTTATCCGACTGGGACAGCTCGCCCAGCGTTTTAATGAAACCCTCGAATCAGACGACAAATGGCAGCACCATATCGCCGTATGCACCCTGTTTGAATTAAGCGAATGCGCTTCCCGCGCCGACCTCAAACGCGATTTGCTGCACGAATTGGAACGCCAGCGCATGTTGCAAAACGCTGCTGCCGAACCCGACAAAGCCTATTTGGAACAGCTTAACCAAGCCATTGCAGGGTTGCAAAACACCACCAGCCGCGCCGCTTTGCGCGAAAACGAATGGCTGACCGCACTCAAGCAAAAACTCAATATCGCAGGCAGCACCACCGCCGTGGAACTGCCCAGCTATCACTATTGGCTGCACCAAAGCCCCGAACAGCACCGCGCCTATCTGCAAAAATGGTCGGCAGCCACCCTGCCCGTGCAGCAGGCGGTAGAGCTGGTGCTGGCAAACCTGTATCAAAACACGCAAACTTTGGCATGTGAAGCCAAAAAAGGCGTGTACCAGCACGGCGGACTGATTCAAACCACCCACCTGCTGCGCATCGGCGTGGAACACGAACATGAAGTCGTACCCGAAGTTTCTGCCAATAAATACTTTACCAATATCGGTTTTTTAGAAGCCAATCAGGAAAGCACCCGCAGCAAACACGCTGAAAAAGATTTTCCGTTTGAATTGATTTTGTGCAGTTTTGACGGTGCAAAAAATTAG
- the coaE gene encoding dephospho-CoA kinase (Dephospho-CoA kinase (CoaE) performs the final step in coenzyme A biosynthesis.) → MTAWIALTGGIGSGKSQAAIYFKSFGVPVIDADAVNRRLISTTDSPALTAIARSFGGQMLDENGLLRRDKMRQLIFTDPAAKLQLEHILHPLIIAQIRTEQARSHAVYGLVELPTLTEHPHFRPLVQRVLLIHSDEHVRLTRVMQRNGLSEAEVRAIITAQADDASRFALADDIIPNHGSPQDLAAAVARQHQNYLQRYAP, encoded by the coding sequence ATGACGGCATGGATTGCACTGACCGGCGGCATTGGCAGCGGAAAAAGCCAAGCCGCCATTTATTTTAAAAGCTTTGGTGTTCCCGTGATTGATGCCGATGCGGTAAACCGCCGTTTAATCAGCACCACAGACAGCCCCGCGCTAACTGCTATTGCCCGCAGCTTTGGCGGGCAGATGTTGGACGAAAACGGCTTGTTGCGGCGCGATAAAATGCGACAGTTGATTTTTACCGACCCCGCCGCCAAACTGCAGCTGGAACATATTCTGCATCCGCTGATTATCGCCCAAATCCGCACCGAACAAGCCCGCAGCCACGCCGTTTACGGGCTGGTGGAGCTGCCCACCCTTACCGAACACCCGCATTTCCGCCCCTTGGTGCAACGCGTACTGCTGATACACAGCGATGAACATGTGCGCCTTACCCGCGTGATGCAGCGCAATGGTTTGAGTGAAGCCGAAGTCCGCGCCATTATCACCGCCCAAGCCGATGATGCCAGCCGTTTTGCCTTGGCAGACGACATCATTCCCAACCACGGCAGCCCACAAGACCTAGCCGCTGCCGTTGCCCGCCAACACCAAAACTATTTACAGCGTTACGCCCCATAA
- a CDS encoding prepilin peptidase encodes MEETVFVTAAAALFGLLVGSFLNVVIYRIPVMMEREYALAAKQMLEAAVKQVIAWLPADKTAEAQKLLGVPDTPEPAFNLITPRSRCGNCGAPVKAWQNIPVISWLLLRGKCAGCRAPISVRYPLVEMLTAVLFALVAWRYGGSAVALWGCVLTAFVLALTFIDADTQLLPDMLTLPLLWLGLLFNLHTGFVPLSQAVWGAVAGYMSLWLLYHLFKLLTGKEGMGYGDFKMLAAIGAWVGAGMLPVVVLAASLVGIAAALLKRVSRGQPMAFGPCLAVAGWLVFLFHAHTGTAIAWWLHKSGF; translated from the coding sequence ATGGAAGAAACCGTTTTCGTCACTGCCGCCGCAGCCCTGTTCGGGCTGCTGGTGGGCAGTTTTTTGAATGTGGTGATTTACCGCATTCCCGTGATGATGGAACGCGAATACGCTTTGGCTGCCAAGCAGATGTTGGAAGCGGCAGTCAAACAGGTGATTGCGTGGTTGCCCGCCGACAAAACTGCTGAAGCGCAAAAGCTGTTGGGTGTGCCGGACACGCCCGAACCTGCGTTTAATCTGATTACGCCGCGTTCGCGCTGCGGCAATTGCGGTGCGCCTGTAAAAGCATGGCAGAACATTCCTGTTATCAGTTGGTTATTGTTGCGCGGAAAATGTGCTGGCTGTCGTGCGCCCATTTCGGTGCGTTATCCGCTGGTGGAAATGCTGACGGCGGTATTGTTCGCGCTGGTGGCGTGGCGTTACGGCGGCAGCGCGGTGGCGTTGTGGGGTTGTGTGCTGACGGCGTTTGTGTTGGCATTAACTTTTATTGATGCCGATACGCAATTGTTGCCCGATATGCTGACTTTGCCGCTGCTGTGGCTGGGCTTGCTGTTTAACCTGCACACGGGCTTTGTGCCGCTGTCGCAAGCGGTGTGGGGCGCAGTAGCAGGCTACATGAGTTTGTGGCTGCTGTATCATCTGTTTAAGCTGCTGACAGGCAAAGAAGGCATGGGCTACGGCGATTTTAAAATGCTGGCAGCCATCGGCGCATGGGTGGGCGCAGGGATGTTGCCTGTGGTGGTGTTGGCGGCTTCGCTGGTGGGGATTGCAGCAGCATTGCTCAAACGGGTATCACGCGGACAACCGATGGCGTTTGGTCCGTGTTTGGCGGTGGCGGGCTGGCTGGTGTTCCTGTTTCACGCGCACACAGGCACGGCAATTGCTTGGTGGCTGCACAAATCGGGCTTTTAA